The following proteins are encoded in a genomic region of Musa acuminata AAA Group cultivar baxijiao chromosome BXJ2-11, Cavendish_Baxijiao_AAA, whole genome shotgun sequence:
- the LOC103972503 gene encoding serine/threonine-protein kinase AFC2 isoform X1, with translation MEMERFAEFPYAHMDRRPRKRPRVGWEAAQHPKAQIGMLCGQEVGDVTSLISSTAPSDHTCSSLYSKGVARNASPPWREDDKDGHYMFAVGENLTSRYKIYSKIGEGTFGQVLECWDREKKEMVAIKIVRSIKKYREAAMIEVDVLQHLGKHDKTGNRCVQIRNWFDYRNHICIVFEKLGPSLYDFLRKNAYRPFPIDLVREIGRQLLESVAFMHDLHLIHTDLKPENILFVSPEYIKVSEYKDGSFSKRLPKSSAIKLIDLGSATYDRKDHTYIVSTRHYRAPEVILGLGWSYPCDMWSVGCILVELCSGEALFQTHENLEHMAMMERVLGPLPQNMLKRADRHAEKYVRRGRLNWPEGAASRESIKAVQKLPRLQNIVMQHVDHSAGDAIDLLQGLLRYEPSERMTALEALGHPFFTKNRHRY, from the exons ATGGAGATGGAGCGATTCGCGGAGTTTCCCTATGCTCACATGGATCGACGCCCCAGGAAACGGCCAAGGGTAGGCTGGGAGGCCGCGCAGCATCCCAAG GCTCAAATAGGAATGTTATGTGGGCAAGAAGTTGGAGATGTGACCAGCTTGATTTCATCGACGGCACCTTCAGACCATACTTGTTCTTCTCTGTATTCGAAGGGAGTGGCTCGAAATGCTTCCCCCCCTTGGAGAGAGGATGATAAAGATGGGCATTATATGTTTGCTGTCGGAGAGAATTTGACTTCTCGCT ATAAGATCTACAGTAAAATTGGTGAAG GTACCTTTGGTCAGGTTTTGGAATGTTGGGATCGAGAAAAGAAAGAGATGGTAGCAATTAAAATTGTTCGTTCCATAAAGAAATATCGGGAGGCTGCCATGATAGAGGTTGATGTGCTTCAGCATCTTGGGAAACATGATAAGACTGGCAATCG TTGTGTGCAAATACGGAACTGGTTTGACTATCGTAACCATATCTGTATC GTATTTGAGAAGCTTGGACCAAGCTTATACGATTTCCTACGGAAAAATGCTTATCGCCCATTTCCCATTGACCTAGTTCGCGAGATTGGGAGACAACTGTTGGAATCTGTTGCAT TTATGCATGACTTGCACCTCATTCACACGGATTTAAAACCTGAGAACATCCTTTTTGTCTCCCCTGAGTACATCAAAGTATCTGAGTATAAG GATGGTTCATTCTCCAAGCGATTGCCAAAATCTAGTGCTATCAAGTTAATTGATCTTGGCAGTGCAACCTATGACCGCAAGGACCATACTTACATAGTTTCCACAAGGCATTATCGTGCTCCGGAGGTTATCTTGG GACTTGGATGGAGCTATCCATGTGACATGTGGAGTGTTGGCTGCATCCTTGTAGAACTGTGCTCG GGGGAGGCACTGTTTCAGACCCATGAAAACTTAGAGCACATGGCCATGATGGAAAGGGTATTAGGTCCTCTGCCACAGAATATGCTGAAGAGAGCCGA CCGACATGCTGAGAAGTACGTCAGAAGAGGTCGGTTGAACTGGCCAGAGGGTGCTGCATCCAGGGAGAGTATCAAAGCCGTTCAGAAACTACCTCGTCTTCAG AACATTGTTATGCAGCATGTGGATCACTCGGCAGGCGATGCTATAGATCTTTTGCAAGGCCTCCTTAGGTACGAGCCCTCAGAACGAATGACGGCTCTAGAAGCCCTCGGGCATCCGTTCTTCACCAAGAATCGCCATAGATATTAG
- the LOC103972503 gene encoding serine/threonine-protein kinase AFC2 isoform X3, producing MVAIKIVRSIKKYREAAMIEVDVLQHLGKHDKTGNRCVQIRNWFDYRNHICIVFEKLGPSLYDFLRKNAYRPFPIDLVREIGRQLLESVAFMHDLHLIHTDLKPENILFVSPEYIKVSEYKDGSFSKRLPKSSAIKLIDLGSATYDRKDHTYIVSTRHYRAPEVILGLGWSYPCDMWSVGCILVELCSGEALFQTHENLEHMAMMERVLGPLPQNMLKRADRHAEKYVRRGRLNWPEGAASRESIKAVQKLPRLQNIVMQHVDHSAGDAIDLLQGLLRYEPSERMTALEALGHPFFTKNRHRY from the exons ATGGTAGCAATTAAAATTGTTCGTTCCATAAAGAAATATCGGGAGGCTGCCATGATAGAGGTTGATGTGCTTCAGCATCTTGGGAAACATGATAAGACTGGCAATCG TTGTGTGCAAATACGGAACTGGTTTGACTATCGTAACCATATCTGTATC GTATTTGAGAAGCTTGGACCAAGCTTATACGATTTCCTACGGAAAAATGCTTATCGCCCATTTCCCATTGACCTAGTTCGCGAGATTGGGAGACAACTGTTGGAATCTGTTGCAT TTATGCATGACTTGCACCTCATTCACACGGATTTAAAACCTGAGAACATCCTTTTTGTCTCCCCTGAGTACATCAAAGTATCTGAGTATAAG GATGGTTCATTCTCCAAGCGATTGCCAAAATCTAGTGCTATCAAGTTAATTGATCTTGGCAGTGCAACCTATGACCGCAAGGACCATACTTACATAGTTTCCACAAGGCATTATCGTGCTCCGGAGGTTATCTTGG GACTTGGATGGAGCTATCCATGTGACATGTGGAGTGTTGGCTGCATCCTTGTAGAACTGTGCTCG GGGGAGGCACTGTTTCAGACCCATGAAAACTTAGAGCACATGGCCATGATGGAAAGGGTATTAGGTCCTCTGCCACAGAATATGCTGAAGAGAGCCGA CCGACATGCTGAGAAGTACGTCAGAAGAGGTCGGTTGAACTGGCCAGAGGGTGCTGCATCCAGGGAGAGTATCAAAGCCGTTCAGAAACTACCTCGTCTTCAG AACATTGTTATGCAGCATGTGGATCACTCGGCAGGCGATGCTATAGATCTTTTGCAAGGCCTCCTTAGGTACGAGCCCTCAGAACGAATGACGGCTCTAGAAGCCCTCGGGCATCCGTTCTTCACCAAGAATCGCCATAGATATTAG
- the LOC103972503 gene encoding serine/threonine-protein kinase AFC2 isoform X2, with protein MCFSILGNMIRLAIVMHDLHLIHTDLKPENILFVSPEYIKVSEYKDGSFSKRLPKSSAIKLIDLGSATYDRKDHTYIVSTRHYRAPEVILGLGWSYPCDMWSVGCILVELCSGEALFQTHENLEHMAMMERVLGPLPQNMLKRADRHAEKYVRRGRLNWPEGAASRESIKAVQKLPRLQNIVMQHVDHSAGDAIDLLQGLLRYEPSERMTALEALGHPFFTKNRHRY; from the exons ATGTGCTTCAGCATCTTGGGAAACATGATAAGACTGGCAATCG TTATGCATGACTTGCACCTCATTCACACGGATTTAAAACCTGAGAACATCCTTTTTGTCTCCCCTGAGTACATCAAAGTATCTGAGTATAAG GATGGTTCATTCTCCAAGCGATTGCCAAAATCTAGTGCTATCAAGTTAATTGATCTTGGCAGTGCAACCTATGACCGCAAGGACCATACTTACATAGTTTCCACAAGGCATTATCGTGCTCCGGAGGTTATCTTGG GACTTGGATGGAGCTATCCATGTGACATGTGGAGTGTTGGCTGCATCCTTGTAGAACTGTGCTCG GGGGAGGCACTGTTTCAGACCCATGAAAACTTAGAGCACATGGCCATGATGGAAAGGGTATTAGGTCCTCTGCCACAGAATATGCTGAAGAGAGCCGA CCGACATGCTGAGAAGTACGTCAGAAGAGGTCGGTTGAACTGGCCAGAGGGTGCTGCATCCAGGGAGAGTATCAAAGCCGTTCAGAAACTACCTCGTCTTCAG AACATTGTTATGCAGCATGTGGATCACTCGGCAGGCGATGCTATAGATCTTTTGCAAGGCCTCCTTAGGTACGAGCCCTCAGAACGAATGACGGCTCTAGAAGCCCTCGGGCATCCGTTCTTCACCAAGAATCGCCATAGATATTAG
- the LOC103972691 gene encoding NDR1/HIN1-like protein 13, whose protein sequence is MHGENRAGHSSHHQPAQGQPQPPQTAKLIIRPQASPPTHPVAWFAAAFCTLLWVAIILGGLAVLIIYLVFRPRNPRLEISSVTLNGAYIDVGTLNADLTILANFSNPNEKVYVSFSYMQLDLYYQGTMIATQAVEPFEEGRGESVLRTVHMISSQVPLPGKVADALRGGKMGEGLSLELVGSFRTRLDLGSWLHYTYWLHGRCDIFVGGPPNGALQSSRCTTKH, encoded by the coding sequence ATGCACGGTGAGAACCGAGCAGGCCACTCGTCTCACCACCAGCCGGCGCAGGGGCAGCCCCAGCCGCCGCAGACTGCCAAGCTCATCATCCGGCCGCAAGCGTCGCCCCCGACTCACCCTGTCGCATGGTTCGCGGCGGCGTTCTGCACTTTGCTCTGGGTCGCCATCATCCTCGGCGGGCTCGCCGTCCTCATCATCTACCTCGTCTTCCGGCCGAGGAATCCCCGGCTCGAGATCTCCAGCGTCACCCTCAACGGTGCCTACATCGACGTCGGCACCCTCAACGCCGACCTGACCATCCTCGCCAACTTCTCCAACCCCAACGAGAAGGTGTACGTGAGCTTCAGCTACATGCAGCTGGACCTGTATTACCAAGGCACCATGATCGCGACGCAGGCCGTGGAGCCGTTCGAGGAGGGGAGGGGGGAGTCGGTGCTGCGGACCGTGCACATGATATCGAGCCAGGTGCCGCTGCCGGGGAAGGTGGCCGACGCGTTGCGGGGCGGAAAGATGGGGGAAGGGTTGTCCCTGGAGTTGGTCGGCTCGTTCCGCACCAGATTGGATCTGGGGAGCTGGTTGCACTACACGTACTGGCTGCATGGTCGCTGCGACATCTTCGTCGGGGGCCCGCCAAACGGAGCGCTGCAGTCCAGTAGGTGCACCACCAAGCACTGA
- the LOC135626676 gene encoding GDSL esterase/lipase At3g48460-like translates to MVGSHPSVTVTISFLLLVLPPTPFCFVTGSATGATQRRRHFSKIYAFGDSFTDTGNTHSTTGPYSFGYVSSPPYGTTFFRHSTNRYSDGRLVVDFLASMLSLPFLPPYLDRAADFSHGVNFAVAGSTAIEHDFFVKNNVTIDITPQSLMTQLMWFDKYLEEKGCKTRGSRRCRAATADALFWVGEIGANDYAYGFTSTLSPTVIQQLAVKKVFDFVEALLIRGAKYIVVQGLPLTGCLPLTLTLAPSDDRDDIGCVASVNRQSYNHNAIVQNELQELRDRFPEAIISYADFLGAHHNVMKHPAAYGFTEKLKVCCGSGGDPYNFDLFATCGSPNVTTACPEPNKFINWDGVHLTEAMYKVVADVFFHHGYCKPSFDVLLTAKSLESRVEHL, encoded by the exons ATGGTTGGCTCTCATCCCTCCGTCACCGTCACCATCTCTTTCCTCCTCCTCGTTCTACCACCGACTCCTTTCTGTTTCGTTACTGGTTCCGCAACTGGTGCGACGCAGCGGCGACGCCATTTCTCAAAGATCTATGCCTTTGGAGACTCCTTCACCGACACCGGCAACACCCACTCGACCACGGGTCCATACTCCTTTGGATACGTCTCCTCGCCTCCCTATGGTACCACCTTCTTTCGCCACTCCACCAACAGGTATTCCGATGGCCGCCTGGTGGTCGACTTCCTCGCCTCCATGCTCTCGCTTCCGTTCCTGCCACCATACCTCGACAGGGCTGCTGATTTCTCCCACGGCGTCAACTTTGCGGTTGCTGGATCCACAGCGATCGAACATGACTTCTTTGTGAAGAACAACGTCACGATCGATATCACCCCCCAGTCTCTAATGACACAGCTCATGTGGTTTGACAAATACCTGGAGGAGAAAGGCTGCAAAACGAGGGGATCACGTCGGTGTCGAGCAGCGACAGCAGACGCGCTCTTCTGGGTGGGTGAGATCGGAGCCAACGACTACGCTTATGGTTTTACATCGACCCTGTCCCCCACCGTCATTCAGCAACTTGCCGTCAAGAAGGTCTTCGACTTTGTAGAG GCTCTGCTAATCAGAGGCGCCAAGTACATTGTGGTTCAAGGTTTGCCATTGACAGGGTGTCTACCACTAACCTTGACGCTGGCACCGTCCGACGACAGAGATGACATTGGCTGTGTTGCAAGCGTGAACCGCCAAAGCTACAACCATAATGCCATTGTTCAGAACGAGTTACAAGAACTAAGGGACCGATTTCCTGAAGCTATCATCTCATATGCTGACTTCCTGGGTGCACACCATAACGTGATGAAACACCCAGCAGCCTATGGTTTTACGGAGAAGTTAAAGGTTTGCTGCGGTAGCGGGGGTGATCCTTATAATTTTGACCTATTTGCCACATGTGGCTCCCCAAATGTTACCACAGCCTGCCCTGAACCTAACAAGTTCATAAACTGGGATGGAGTCCACCTGACCGAAGCAATGTACAAAGTTGTGGCCGACGTGTTCTTCCACCATGGTTACTGTAAACCATCCTTTGATGTGCTACTTACCGCCAAGAGTCTGGAGAGTCGAGTGGAACATCTGTAA
- the LOC135627052 gene encoding putative ABC transporter C family member 15, with the protein MSWLLVTLYATYCKRKRAGASCGWPLVLVSWWVFSSLLDLISISVYLISLWNKTSLRNTIPAASIVEFTSFPISVFLCFTALFMCSSKTNLDLKQYLLLNDEDCAGRDNFSRAGFWSRLTFRWMNPVFEKGRAERLELSHIPGVPPSETAESSFSFLQDSLRDQKTESASLLKAIIHAVWRPLAVNAVFAGLNTFSSYIGPFLITNFVEFISGEDSRHGHYYGYILACLFFFAKTVESLTQRHWYFGTRQIGVRVRAALMVAIYNKSLLMKHSGRSMGKIINFLDVDVERIGDFFWYIHGIWLLPVQVSLALLILYRNLGAAASFSALAVTILVMVSNTPLANLQERLHSKIMEAKDSRIKATAETLKCMRILKLHSWETAYLNKLLQLRDVERSWLRRYLYTCSAIAFLFWASPTLVLVIAFGVCILVNTPLTAGTVLSALATFRILQEPIYNLPELVTMITQTKVSIDRIQDFIKEEEQKQLRPSYKMKTSGIAVEIEPGKYNWDADSKSKKPTLKINKRIQIMRGEKIAVCGTVGSGKSSFLCSIMGEISRTKGRRISVFGSRAYVPQSAWIQTGTIQDNVLFGKEMDRRWYQQVLEACALDRDIGNWADGDSTVVGERGINLSGGQKQRIQLARAIYSNADIYLLDDPFSAVDAHTGTHLFKECLMGLLSSKTVIYVTHQLEFIDAADLILVLRDGKVVQSGKYEDLLKDTNGDLVQQIAAHNQSLSQVSPSKEHGLLTSTRYRMKQKDLREAKYFENSGISELAERSCEEEREFGRVKWHVYHTFMTSAYKGAFVPVLLLCQILFQGFQMGSNYWVAWATQKEAQVSREQLIGIFVLLSAGSSMFILGRAVLLATIAIETAQQLFLEMITSILRAPMSFFDSTPSSRILNRSSTDQSTVDTDIPYRLAGLIFALVQLLCIIMLMTQVAWPVLILFIIVFAISIWYQNYYISAARELARMVGIRKAPILHHFSESLAGAATIRCFNQEERFSKRNLTLIDDYSRITFHNYATMEWLSVRINFLFNLVFFAMLTILVSMPRNDIDPSLAGLAATYGLNLNVLQAWVIWNLCNVENKMISVERILQFSVIPSEAPLVIEHFRAQQGWPTSGTIELDDLKVRYSPNLPMVLKGINCTFPGGKKIGVVGRTGSGKSTLIQALFRVVEPSSGRIVIDGIDISRIGLHDLRSRLSIIPQEPTLFQGTVRTNLDPLQQHPDSEIWEALYKCRLREIVKQDQRLLDAPVAEDGENWSVGQRQLVCLARVLLKRRRILVLDEATASVDTATDNFIQKTIREETSNCTTITVAHRIPTVIDSDLVLVLDEGKILEFSSPQDLLKDESSAFSRLVMDFLGRSKNHHAELELE; encoded by the exons ATGTCATGGCTTCTGGTAACTCTCTATGCAACTTACTGCAAGCGAAAAAGAGCAGGAGCAAGCTGCGGTTGGCCTCTAGTGCTCGTTTCCTGGTGGGTCTTCTCTAGCTTACTCGATCTCATCTCCATCTCGGTCTACCTCATCAGCCTTTGGAACAAAACATCATTGCGTAATACTATTCCAGCTGCAAGCATTGTGGAGTTCACTTCCTTCCCCATATCTGTTTTCCTCTGCTTCACTGCTCTTTTCATGTGTTCCTCAAAGACAAATCTGGACCTGAAACAGTATCTACTATTGAATGACGAAGATTGTGCCGGTAGAGATAACTTCTCCAGAGCTGGCTTCTGGAGCCGCCTCACATTTCGATGGATGAATCCAGTCTTTGAGAAGGGTCGAGCTGAAAGGCTCGAGCTTTCACATATACCCGGAGTTCCTCCATCTGAGACTGCAGAAAGTTCCTTTTCCTTTTTGCAGGACTCACTTCGTGACCAGAAAACCGAATCAGCTTCACTTTTGAAAGCAATCATTCATGCTGTTTGGAGGCCTTTGGCTGTGAATGCAGTCTTTGCTG GCCTCAACACATTTTCTTCCTACATCGGTCCTTTCCTGATCACCAACTTTGTGGAATTTATCTCTGGGGAAGATTCCAGACATGGACACTACTATGGGTACATACTGGCTTGTCTATTCTTTTTTGCAAAGACAGTGGAATCACTAACTCAACGGCACTGGTACTTCGGTACACGCCAAATCGGCGTACGGGTTCGAGCAGCCCTTATGGTAGCCATTTATAACAAGTCTCTTCTGATGAAGCACTCCGGCAGGAGCATGGGAAAGATAATAAATTTCCTCGATGTAGATGTAGAAAGGATCGGTGACTTCTTTTGGTATATACACGGTATTTGGTTGCTCCCCGTCCAGGTCTCTTTGGCTCTACTTATTCTTTACAGAAATCTTGGTGCAGCAGCCTCATTCTCGGCACTAGCTGTGACAATCCTAGTGATGGTGAGTAACACACCACTGGCAAATCTACAGGAGAGGCTCCACTCTAAGATCATGGAAGCAAAAGACTCGAGGATCAAAGCGACAGCAGAGACATTAAAATGCATGAGGATATTGAAACTGCATTCCTGGGAAACCGCTTACTTGAACAAGCTCCTCCAACTTAGAGATGTGGAGAGGAGTTGGCTCAGGAGATATCTCTACACATGCTCTGCTATTGCCTTCCTGTTCTGGGCGTCTCCAACTTTGGTTTTGGTCATTGCCTTCGGTGTCTGCATTTTGGTGAATACACCCCTGACTGCTGGCACAGTCCTCTCAGCTCTAGCGACGTTCAGAATCCTACAAGAGCCAATTTATAATCTTCCTGAGCTTGTCACCATGATCACACAAACAAAAGTATCGATTGACAGAATCCAGGACTTCATAAAAGAAGAGGAACAGAAGCAGTTGAGGCCAAGCTACAAAATGAAAACCTCAGGCATTGCTGTAGAGATTGAGCCTGGCAAATACAACTGGGATGCTGATTCTAAATCGAAGAAACCCACACTCAAGATTAATAAGAGGATTCAGATCATGAGAGGAGAAAAGATAGCAGTGTGTGGGACTGTCGGATCAGGTAAATCAAGTTTCTTGTGTAGTATCATGGGAGAAATTTCGAGAACTAAAGGCAGAAGAATTAGTGTCTTTGGGTCAAGAGCATATGTTCCACAAAGTGCTTGGATCCAGACTGGAACAATTCAAGATAATGTGTTATTTGGGAAGGAGATGGATAGGAGATGGTACCAGCAAGTGTTGGAAGCTTGTGCTTTGGATAGAGATATTGGAAACTGGGCTGATGGGGACTCAACTGTGGTGGGAGAGAGGGGTATTAATTTGAGTGGAGGGCAGAAGCAGAGGATTCAACTGGCAAGAGCAATCTATAGCAATGCAGATATCTATTTGTTGGATGATCCCTTCAGTGCTGTCGATGCACACACTGGCACGCACCTCTTTAAG GAATGTTTAATGGGGCTATTGTCCAGTAAGACCGTCATTTATGTCACGCATCAACTGGAATTCATAGATGCAGCAGATCTAATTCTG GTATTGAGAGATGGAAAGGTGGTCCAGTCTGGTAAGTATGAAGATCTGCTGAAGGACACTAATGGGGACCTTGTACAACAAATAGCTGCACATAATCAGTCATTAAGTCAAGTCAGTCCATCAAAAGAACATGGTCTATTGACGAGCACCAGATATAGGATGAAGCAAAAGGATCTTAGAGAAGCAAAATATTTTGAGAATAGTGGAATCTCCGAGCTTGCAGAGAGATCATGTGAAGAAGAAAGGGAATTTGGAAGAGTGAAATGGCATGTTTATCACACCTTTATGACTTCAGCATATAAAGGAGCTTTTGTGCCGGTACTACTATTATGTCAAATTCTCTTCCAGGGTTTCCAGATGGGCAGCAACTACTGGGTTGCTTGGGCAACCCAAAAGGAGGCTCAAGTTAGTAGAGAACAACTAATTGGAATTTTTGTTCTACTGTCTGCCGGCAGCTCAATGTTTATCTTAGGAAGGGCAGTTCTGCTTGCAACCATTGCAATTGAAACAGCTCAGCAGCTATTTCTTGAAATGATAACAAGCATTTTAAGAGCACCCATGTCATTTTTTGACTCAACACCTTCCAGTCGCATTCTTAACAGG TCCTCAACAGACCAAAGCACTGTTGACACAGATATTCCATACAGACTGGCTGGGTTGATATTTGCACTTGTTCAGCTTCTTTGCATCATCATGCTCATGACTCAAGTGGCCTGGCCAGTACTCATTCTCTTCATTATCGTATTTGCAATCTCCATCTGGTATCAG AATTACTACATCAGTGCTGCTAGAGAATTAGCTAGAATGGTTGGAATTCGAAAAGCTCCTATCCTCCACCATTTTTCTGAATCACTTGCTGGAGCTGCTACCATTCGATGTTTCAATCAGGAAGAGCGCTTTTCTAAAAGGAACCTCACATTGATTGATGATTATTCTCGAATTACCTTTCACAACTATGCAACTATGGAATGGCTATCAGTTCGAATCAACTTTCTATTCAACCTTGTATTCTTTGCAATGTTAACCATCTTGGTCTCCATGCCCAGAAATGATATTGATCCAA GCCTTGCAGGACTTGCTGCAACATATGGTTTGAACCTAAATGTACTACAAGCTTGGGTTATATGGAACCTCTGCAATGTAGAGAACAAGATGATCTCTGTCGAGAGAATTCTGCAATTCTCAGTCATACCTAGTGAGGCTCCTTTGGTAATTGAGCACTTCAGAGCACAACAAGGCTGGCCCACATCTGGAACCATTGAACTTGATGATCTCAAGGTTCGTTACAGCCCTAATCTTCCTATGGTCCTAAAAGGTATCAATTGCACTTTCCCTGGGGgaaagaaaattggagttgtAGGCAGGACAGGAAGTGGAAAGTCGACGCTCATCCAAGCTCTTTTCAGAGTAGTAGAACCATCATCAGGAAGGATTGTGATTGATGGCATAGATATTAGCCGAATTGGTCTCCATGATTTGAGATCTAGGTTGAGCATAATTCCACAAGAACCAACACTTTTTCAGGGAACTGTGAGGACAAACTTGGATCCTCTGCAGCAGCATCCAGACTCCGAAATCTGGGAG GCACTCTATAAATGTCGACTTCGAGAGATAGTAAAACAAGATCAGAGACTGCTTGATGCACCAG TTGCAGAAGATGGAGAGAATTGGAGTGTTGGGCAGAGGCAGCTGGTTTGCCTGGCAAGAGTACTGCTGAAAAGGAGGAGGATTCTAGTTTTGGATGAGGCCACAGCTTCAGTAGACACCGCAACCGATAATTTTATTCAGAAGACCATAAGAGAAGAAACCAGTAACTGCACTACCATTACAGTGGCACATCGAATACCCACTGTCATTGACAGTGATCTGGTTCTGGTGCTCGATGAAG GGAAAATTTTGGAGTTTAGTTCTCCTCAAGATCTTCTAAAAGATGAATCATCAGCATTCTCAAGATTGGTGATGGATTTCCTGGGGAGGTCCAAGAACCATCATGCAGAACTTGAATTAGAGTAA
- the LOC135627053 gene encoding uncharacterized protein LOC135627053: MASSTFSRWLRPEVYPLFAAVGVAVGICGVQLVRNISTNPQVRVNKQNRAAGVLENFGEGEKYAEHSLRKFVRNKAPEIMPAVNKFFSDPK, from the exons ATGGCTTCTTCCACGTTCAGCAGATGGTTGAGGCCAGAG GTGTACCCACTCTTTGCGGCAGTTGGTGTTGCTGTTGGTATCTGTGGCGTGCAACTGGTGCGAAACATCTCCACCAACCCCCAAGTTAG GGTTAACAAACAAAACAGAGCTGCAGGTGTGCTCGAGAATTTTGGTGAGGGGGAGAAGTATGCAGAACATAGCCTGCGAAAATTTGTCAGGAACAAAGCCCCTGAAATCATGCCTGCTGTGAACAAGTTCTTTTCAGATCCAAAATGA